Proteins encoded by one window of Sinorhizobium arboris LMG 14919:
- the exoA gene encoding succinoglycan biosynthesis glycosyltransferase ExoA codes for MSSDERTSTSSLIVIPCLNEASHIEALIERLRPSLTPLNARVVIADGGSTDGTREIARRLAAEDPRVLFLDNPKRIQSAAVNRAVAELGSGSDYLIRIDAHGTYPDDYCERLVEDALATGADSIVVAMQTVGFSTFQKATAFAQNSKLGNGGSKHRTGAVGHWAEHGHHALMRIEAFRAVGGYDESFSHNEDAELDYRLGKAGYRIWMTDKTSMVYYPRAKLVPLFWQYFGYGRGRAKNFLKHRAMPALRQMLPLAVAPIAFGALLAIVNWMAVVPVGVWAAACLGYGVWMALGQRNPYGPLAAVAAMVMHFAWSAGFWRELLDFRRRVA; via the coding sequence ATGAGCTCAGATGAACGGACGTCCACGTCGAGTCTTATCGTCATACCCTGCCTCAACGAGGCCTCGCATATCGAGGCGCTGATCGAAAGGCTGCGCCCGTCACTCACACCGTTGAACGCACGGGTGGTCATTGCCGACGGCGGCAGCACCGACGGAACGCGGGAGATCGCCCGGCGCCTTGCCGCTGAGGATCCACGGGTGCTCTTCCTCGACAATCCGAAGCGCATACAGAGCGCAGCGGTCAATCGCGCCGTCGCCGAACTCGGCTCCGGCAGCGACTACCTCATCCGCATCGACGCGCACGGAACCTATCCGGACGACTATTGCGAGCGGCTCGTCGAGGACGCTTTGGCGACAGGAGCGGACTCGATCGTGGTCGCCATGCAGACCGTCGGTTTCAGCACCTTCCAGAAGGCAACGGCCTTCGCCCAGAACTCGAAGCTCGGCAATGGCGGTTCGAAGCACCGAACCGGTGCCGTCGGCCACTGGGCCGAGCACGGTCATCATGCCTTGATGCGCATCGAAGCCTTCAGGGCCGTCGGCGGCTATGACGAGAGCTTCAGCCACAACGAGGATGCCGAACTCGACTATCGTCTCGGAAAAGCGGGCTATCGGATCTGGATGACCGACAAGACGAGCATGGTCTATTATCCTCGTGCCAAGCTCGTCCCGCTGTTTTGGCAATATTTCGGCTACGGCCGCGGACGGGCAAAGAACTTTCTCAAACATCGCGCAATGCCCGCGCTCAGGCAGATGCTGCCGCTTGCGGTGGCGCCCATCGCTTTCGGAGCGCTTCTCGCGATCGTCAACTGGATGGCCGTGGTGCCAGTGGGAGTTTGGGCTGCCGCATGCCTCGGCTACGGCGTCTGGATGGCTCTCGGCCAGCGTAATCCTTACGGCCCCCTCGCCGCCGTTGCAGCCATGGTCATGCATTTTGCCTGGTCGGCCGGCTTCTGGCGGGAACTCCTCGACTTCCGCCGCAGGGTGGCCTGA
- a CDS encoding glycosyltransferase family 2 protein translates to MSAPAIDKAPDVTFVVAAYNAADTIVRAIESALAQEGVTVEVVVVDDCSADATPALVAAIPDSRIRLIALDRNRGPGGARNAGIEAARGRWVAVLDSDDTVRPDRLRRMIDRANETGAQIAVDNLDVVSLDGRRLTMFSEADLTRLQQLTLPAFIASNVLFRSEHNFGYMKPIFERRFLEHQQLRFDETLRIGEDYILLASALACGGRCAVEPSAGYIYHIREGSISRVLRLDHIDAMIAADEAFLRRYTLDGQAQKMQRRRMRGFRQARSFLVLVEQLKKRSLADALKTALADPLALRHLSMPIAARLRRVVARVVHKSSHSVPHAAPVTATAERSPLGNDPQ, encoded by the coding sequence ATGAGCGCCCCGGCGATCGACAAGGCCCCCGACGTCACGTTCGTCGTCGCCGCGTATAATGCCGCGGATACGATCGTGCGTGCAATCGAAAGCGCATTGGCGCAGGAAGGTGTGACCGTCGAGGTCGTCGTCGTGGACGATTGTTCGGCGGACGCGACGCCGGCGCTCGTGGCAGCGATCCCGGATTCGCGCATCCGGCTGATCGCCCTTGACCGCAACCGCGGTCCAGGTGGTGCGCGCAACGCCGGTATCGAGGCGGCACGCGGCCGGTGGGTCGCCGTTCTCGATTCGGACGATACGGTTCGGCCCGACCGACTGAGGAGGATGATAGACAGAGCGAACGAGACGGGCGCACAGATCGCCGTCGACAATCTGGACGTGGTCTCGCTCGACGGGCGCCGTCTCACGATGTTCTCCGAAGCGGACCTCACCCGCCTGCAGCAGCTCACTCTTCCCGCCTTCATCGCATCCAATGTGCTCTTTCGATCCGAGCACAATTTCGGCTACATGAAACCGATCTTCGAGCGCCGCTTCCTGGAACACCAGCAGCTTCGCTTCGACGAGACGCTGCGCATCGGCGAGGACTACATCCTGCTCGCATCGGCCCTCGCCTGTGGCGGGCGTTGCGCGGTCGAGCCATCCGCCGGCTATATCTACCATATCCGCGAGGGATCCATCTCGCGTGTGCTGAGGCTCGATCATATCGACGCGATGATCGCCGCCGACGAGGCGTTCCTGCGCCGCTACACGCTCGACGGCCAGGCGCAGAAAATGCAACGCCGGCGCATGCGCGGCTTCCGCCAAGCCCGCTCGTTTCTGGTCCTCGTAGAACAGCTGAAAAAGAGATCGTTGGCCGATGCGCTCAAGACCGCGCTGGCCGACCCCCTCGCGCTCCGGCATCTCAGCATGCCGATCGCTGCCCGATTGCGCCGCGTTGTCGCGCGTGTCGTGCATAAATCCTCCCATTCCGTCCCTCACGCCGCCCCCGTGACGGCGACGGCTGAACGATCCCCGCTGGGCAACGACCCTCAATAA
- a CDS encoding glycosyltransferase family 2 protein has protein sequence MPNVTLHIDIGVCTYRRPELGETLRSLAAINVPARARLRVIVADNDAEPSARALVEGLRPQMPFDILYVHCPHSNISIARNCCLDNSTGDFLAFLDDDETVSGDWLLRLLETARITGAAAVLGPVRAHYGPTAPGWMRSGDFHSTLPVWVKGEIRTGYTCNALLKRDAPSLFGRRFKLSLGKSGGEDTDFFTGMHQAGGTIAFSPEAWVHEPVPESRASLAWLAKRRFRSGQTHGRLLSEKANGFRRAGNIALAGAKSGFCAAAAVFCFPSAARRYRFVLRAMLHAGVISGLLGLKEIEQYGVREVTSA, from the coding sequence ATGCCGAACGTAACTCTTCACATCGATATCGGCGTCTGCACGTACCGCCGGCCGGAGCTTGGCGAGACGCTTCGCTCGCTGGCTGCGATCAACGTGCCGGCGCGCGCCAGGTTGCGCGTGATCGTCGCCGACAACGACGCGGAACCGAGCGCCAGGGCTCTGGTAGAAGGACTTCGGCCGCAGATGCCGTTCGATATCCTCTACGTTCACTGCCCTCACTCGAATATCTCGATCGCCCGCAATTGCTGTCTCGACAACAGCACCGGCGACTTCCTCGCCTTCCTCGATGACGACGAGACCGTGTCGGGCGACTGGCTGCTCCGCCTTCTTGAAACGGCGCGCATCACGGGAGCCGCCGCCGTGCTCGGTCCCGTCAGGGCACACTACGGACCTACGGCCCCCGGCTGGATGCGCAGCGGCGATTTCCACTCGACACTGCCGGTCTGGGTCAAGGGAGAGATCCGCACCGGATACACCTGCAATGCGCTGCTCAAGCGCGACGCACCATCGCTCTTCGGCCGGCGCTTCAAGCTGTCACTCGGTAAGAGCGGCGGCGAGGACACGGATTTCTTCACCGGGATGCACCAAGCCGGCGGGACGATCGCCTTTTCGCCGGAGGCATGGGTCCATGAACCGGTACCGGAAAGCAGGGCCTCCCTTGCCTGGCTCGCAAAGCGGCGCTTCCGCTCCGGGCAGACACATGGTCGCCTTCTGTCCGAAAAAGCGAATGGATTCCGCCGGGCCGGAAATATCGCCCTTGCCGGCGCCAAATCCGGCTTTTGCGCAGCTGCCGCGGTTTTCTGCTTTCCCTCCGCCGCGAGACGATACCGCTTTGTGCTGCGCGCCATGCTACATGCCGGCGTTATCAGCGGCTTGCTGGGGCTTAAGGAAATCGAGCAATACGGAGTTCGCGAGGTGACCTCGGCATGA
- a CDS encoding thermonuclease family protein, giving the protein MTVTRSAANLSGRRAPWRSAGLASASARSIGAALAALVVTHTADAADPLIGQALVIDGDTIEIAGERVQLNSVDAPEEWQVCLDERGADYRCGKESASALKAFLSESGPTRCEFVGRDRYGRFVGTCFRADGEDVNRWLIETGNAVDRDTDSTGLYASAQETAKSNGAGIWRAQPEHACAARAGNVNRKPSC; this is encoded by the coding sequence ATGACCGTCACCAGAAGCGCTGCAAATCTCTCCGGCAGGCGCGCGCCTTGGCGCTCGGCGGGACTGGCCTCAGCCAGTGCGCGTTCGATCGGCGCCGCGCTGGCGGCACTTGTCGTGACGCATACTGCCGATGCCGCGGATCCCCTCATTGGCCAGGCCCTGGTGATCGACGGCGATACTATTGAAATTGCGGGCGAACGCGTCCAACTTAACAGTGTGGACGCGCCGGAAGAGTGGCAAGTCTGCCTCGATGAAAGAGGAGCAGATTACCGGTGCGGCAAGGAATCGGCCTCGGCCCTGAAAGCGTTTCTGTCGGAATCCGGCCCGACCCGTTGCGAGTTTGTGGGACGCGATCGCTACGGCCGCTTTGTCGGGACCTGCTTCCGGGCCGACGGCGAGGACGTGAACCGCTGGCTGATCGAGACCGGAAACGCCGTCGATCGGGACACGGACAGCACAGGCCTCTACGCTTCCGCTCAGGAGACCGCCAAGTCGAACGGTGCCGGAATCTGGCGCGCCCAACCCGAACACGCCTGCGCTGCGCGCGCCGGCAATGTAAACCGAAAGCCGAGTTGCTGA
- a CDS encoding glycosyl transferase family 1 yields MLQILYLAQDLADPAVRRRTLTLVAGGARVTLAGFRRGGNPLAAIEGVEPIELGTTADGRFAQRIGAVARACLSLRRRFGHVRKPDVIIARNLEMLAVAQRAVALFGGAVPIVYECLDIHRLMLRTDIVGQMLRAAESQLGKDARLLITSSPAFIEHYFRPLSGIGAPPMLLENKVLEIDGTVEQRTAPTAECPPPGSPWKIGWFGALRCRRSLALLAEFTRKMEGRFEIVLRGRPAYSEFDDFDGFVRNEPFMRFEGAYRNPEDLAEIYGEVHFTWAIDFFEEGQNSAWLLPNRLYEGCRHGRIPIAAKGTETARFLSVRGIGVTLEEADAESLARVLGSLTPNCYADAAERVSRCNSGSWVFNRADCEALVRQLAALTLEAPKTVPVVAMAGSRHNEGGFL; encoded by the coding sequence ATGCTGCAGATACTCTATCTCGCACAGGATCTTGCCGATCCCGCAGTGCGCCGGAGAACCCTCACGCTCGTCGCGGGCGGCGCACGCGTGACGCTCGCCGGCTTCCGCCGCGGCGGCAATCCGCTGGCCGCCATCGAAGGCGTCGAGCCGATCGAACTCGGAACCACCGCCGACGGCCGTTTCGCTCAGCGAATCGGTGCCGTCGCTCGCGCCTGCTTGTCGCTGCGACGCCGGTTCGGCCATGTCCGCAAACCGGATGTCATCATCGCGCGCAATCTGGAGATGCTTGCCGTGGCGCAGAGAGCAGTCGCGCTCTTCGGCGGCGCGGTTCCCATCGTCTACGAATGCCTCGACATCCACCGCCTCATGCTGCGAACCGATATCGTCGGGCAGATGCTGCGCGCGGCCGAAAGCCAGCTCGGCAAGGATGCGCGCCTGTTGATCACCAGTTCCCCCGCCTTCATCGAGCATTATTTCCGGCCCCTTTCCGGTATCGGGGCTCCGCCGATGCTGCTGGAAAACAAGGTGCTCGAAATCGACGGCACGGTCGAGCAGCGGACCGCCCCAACGGCCGAATGCCCGCCGCCCGGCTCGCCCTGGAAGATCGGCTGGTTCGGAGCGCTGCGCTGCCGCAGGTCGCTCGCCCTTCTCGCCGAATTCACGCGCAAGATGGAGGGCCGCTTCGAGATCGTTCTGCGCGGCAGGCCCGCCTATTCCGAATTCGACGATTTCGACGGCTTCGTCCGGAACGAGCCCTTCATGCGGTTCGAAGGCGCCTACCGCAATCCCGAAGACTTGGCAGAAATCTACGGCGAGGTTCATTTCACCTGGGCGATCGACTTCTTCGAGGAGGGCCAGAATTCTGCCTGGCTGCTGCCGAACCGGCTCTACGAGGGCTGCCGCCACGGCCGAATTCCGATCGCCGCGAAAGGGACGGAGACCGCCCGTTTCCTGTCCGTGCGAGGTATCGGCGTCACTCTCGAGGAAGCCGATGCCGAGAGTCTCGCCAGAGTTCTCGGTTCGCTGACGCCAAATTGTTATGCCGACGCCGCAGAGCGCGTCAGCCGCTGCAATTCCGGGTCCTGGGTGTTCAACCGCGCCGATTGCGAAGCTCTGGTGCGGCAACTGGCTGCGCTCACCCTCGAGGCACCGAAGACGGTTCCCGTAGTCGCGATGGCGGGTTCCCGCCACAACGAAGGTGGATTTCTATGA
- a CDS encoding UTP--glucose-1-phosphate uridylyltransferase, whose translation MDRARTVRKAVIPVAGNGTRFLPATKAVPKEMLTIVDRPVVQYAVDEARQAGIEHIVFVTSRNKQVIEDHFDDAPELISSLSRSGKSAQISELEAMLPAAGSVSFTRQQAPLGLGHAVWCARDLIGDEPFALLLPDMVSFGARGCVAGLMDLYHEVGGNVVGVEQCAPEEASKYGIVGKGETVRHGFSVTEMVEKPAAGKAPSNYYLNGRYILQPEIFSILAHQPRGAGNEIQLTDGMLTLSQSQSFHAHPYEGRTFDCGSKQGFIEANVAFALARTDIGDAVFETVRDMVLSHESRIRAA comes from the coding sequence ATGGACCGTGCCAGGACCGTCAGAAAAGCCGTTATCCCTGTTGCAGGAAACGGAACCAGGTTCCTTCCCGCGACAAAGGCAGTGCCCAAGGAGATGTTGACGATCGTCGACCGGCCCGTCGTTCAATATGCCGTGGACGAGGCCCGCCAGGCCGGAATCGAACACATCGTCTTCGTCACCAGCCGCAACAAGCAGGTGATCGAAGATCATTTCGATGACGCACCGGAGCTCATCTCTTCGCTTTCGCGTTCGGGCAAGAGCGCGCAGATTTCCGAACTCGAGGCCATGCTGCCGGCAGCCGGCTCTGTCAGCTTTACCCGCCAGCAGGCCCCCCTTGGCCTCGGGCACGCGGTGTGGTGCGCGCGCGACCTGATCGGCGACGAGCCCTTCGCGCTGCTGCTGCCGGACATGGTCTCCTTCGGCGCGCGCGGTTGCGTGGCCGGCCTCATGGACCTCTATCACGAGGTCGGCGGCAACGTCGTCGGCGTCGAGCAATGCGCTCCCGAGGAAGCCTCGAAATACGGCATTGTCGGCAAGGGCGAGACGGTCCGGCACGGTTTCTCCGTGACCGAAATGGTCGAAAAGCCCGCCGCCGGAAAGGCGCCGTCCAACTATTATCTCAACGGGCGCTACATCCTTCAGCCGGAAATCTTCTCGATCCTGGCTCACCAGCCGCGCGGCGCCGGCAACGAGATCCAGTTGACGGACGGGATGCTGACGCTTTCGCAATCCCAGTCCTTCCACGCGCATCCCTATGAGGGCCGTACCTTCGACTGCGGTTCGAAGCAGGGCTTCATCGAAGCCAATGTCGCCTTCGCGCTTGCTCGTACCGATATCGGCGATGCCGTTTTCGAGACCGTTCGCGACATGGTTCTGTCTCACGAAAGCCGCATCCGGGCGGCATAA
- the exoK gene encoding endo-1,3-1,4-beta-glycanase ExoK produces the protein MTIDHRRRIARLAFIAMLPLAGFAGAAAAQEGANGTSFKDDFDTLDTGIWFVSDGWNNGGHQNCTWSKKQVKTVDGVLELTFEERKVKERNFACGEIQTRKRFGYGTYEARIKAADGSGLNSAFFTYIGPADKKPHDEIDFEVLGKNTAKVQINQYVSATGGNEFLADVPGGANQGFNDYAFVWEKNRIRYYVNGELVHEVTDPAKIPVNAQKIFFSLWGTDTLTDWMGTFSYKEPTKLQVDRVAFTAAGDECQFAESVACQLERAQSE, from the coding sequence ATGACTATCGATCACCGTAGACGCATCGCCCGTCTCGCCTTCATCGCAATGCTCCCTCTCGCCGGTTTCGCGGGCGCGGCGGCGGCGCAGGAAGGCGCCAACGGCACCTCGTTCAAGGACGATTTCGACACCCTCGACACCGGCATCTGGTTCGTTTCGGATGGATGGAACAATGGCGGGCACCAGAATTGCACCTGGTCGAAGAAGCAGGTGAAGACCGTTGACGGCGTTCTGGAACTGACCTTCGAGGAAAGGAAGGTAAAGGAGCGTAACTTCGCCTGCGGGGAAATCCAGACACGCAAGCGTTTCGGCTACGGCACGTACGAGGCCCGGATCAAGGCGGCCGACGGTTCGGGCCTGAACTCGGCCTTCTTCACTTATATCGGACCGGCCGACAAGAAGCCGCACGACGAGATCGATTTCGAAGTTCTCGGAAAGAACACGGCGAAAGTACAGATCAACCAGTATGTGTCGGCAACGGGCGGCAACGAATTTCTCGCCGATGTCCCGGGTGGCGCCAACCAGGGCTTCAACGATTATGCCTTCGTCTGGGAAAAGAACCGCATCCGCTATTACGTCAACGGCGAACTGGTTCACGAAGTGACCGATCCGGCGAAGATCCCGGTAAACGCCCAGAAGATCTTCTTCAGCCTCTGGGGTACGGACACGCTCACCGACTGGATGGGCACCTTCTCCTACAAGGAGCCCACAAAGCTCCAGGTCGATCGCGTCGCCTTCACGGCTGCCGGCGACGAGTGCCAGTTCGCCGAGTCGGTCGCCTGCCAACTGGAGAGGGCGCAATCCGAATGA
- the exoP gene encoding succinoglycan biosynthesis transport protein ExoP, whose product MNRTAPMKQRSVPLSSIMPSEEQSDGFIDLDRLVAAVYRRARLVAAFVVLFIALGAVYLLFATPYYTSMTQILLDENLSKYAEEEPTPVNSQMLDTQIASAVEILKSGELALRVVDKLKLAENDTILNPPRSPVDIVKEWLKTATGLFSGGPEVTPEAARNGRRQKAAAIIQQSLAVERVSRSSVVAVAFRSSDPVLAATIARGYANAYLTDQLNANFEATERASVWLQERLTDLQQRSQAAALEVAHFRAENGLTAARGELMSEQQMADLNSQLIVAQADTASASARYNQYKSIVDQGPENAVKNATISAKEGDNSVIRDLRTRYLAVGKREREVSDNFGADHPQAVSLRTEQEDVARQIYQELQQLTASYRNEYEVAQSREESLRKSIQGIAGKTSDASEQLVQLRELEQKAAALKTLYESYLGRYEQATQQQSFPIAKARVISEAGVPVSPSSPKKTMTLALSAVLGMMVGGAYAAFLEFRERTFRLEGDVRSILGHRSLGYVPLLGTRMKKKAQLVHAHFGSVKRPDEAVDSTMPFQRLSRIVVDAPRSTFAETFRNAKLACDQMLSGSESRVIAIASALPDEGKSIVAANFAALLAASGKRTLLIDADIRKPGLTQMITPAPRTGLVETLTGEASWPAGIKVDQRTKLAILPAGGASHQRHQSNELLASPAMANLIENARNAFDYVVVDLAALAPVVDAKAFAPLADGILFVVEWGMTPSRLVRDLLNSEPLINSKVLGVILNKTDMNELGKYSDFDGAEKYRHRYGKYYIENTVTENTAA is encoded by the coding sequence ATGAACAGAACGGCCCCCATGAAACAAAGAAGCGTTCCATTGAGCAGCATCATGCCCAGCGAAGAACAGTCGGACGGCTTTATCGACCTCGACCGGCTTGTCGCCGCCGTCTATCGCCGTGCCCGGCTTGTGGCCGCATTCGTCGTGCTCTTCATTGCGCTTGGAGCCGTTTATCTTCTTTTTGCCACACCCTATTACACGTCGATGACGCAGATCCTTCTCGATGAGAATCTGTCCAAATACGCCGAAGAAGAGCCTACCCCGGTAAACAGCCAGATGCTCGATACGCAGATTGCGAGTGCGGTCGAGATTCTGAAATCAGGCGAACTGGCGCTGCGCGTTGTCGACAAGCTCAAGCTTGCTGAAAACGACACCATCCTCAATCCGCCGCGCTCCCCGGTCGACATCGTCAAGGAATGGCTGAAGACGGCAACCGGGCTCTTTTCGGGTGGCCCCGAAGTCACGCCGGAGGCGGCGCGCAACGGGCGGCGGCAGAAGGCTGCCGCGATCATACAGCAATCGCTCGCAGTCGAGCGTGTTTCGCGAAGCTCGGTCGTGGCCGTGGCCTTTCGATCGAGCGATCCTGTGCTTGCGGCGACCATCGCCCGTGGATACGCCAATGCCTATCTGACCGACCAGTTGAACGCCAATTTCGAGGCGACCGAGCGCGCATCCGTCTGGCTGCAGGAACGGCTTACGGATCTGCAGCAGCGCTCGCAGGCCGCGGCGCTTGAGGTCGCACATTTCAGGGCCGAGAACGGCCTGACGGCTGCGCGCGGCGAGTTGATGTCCGAGCAGCAAATGGCCGACCTCAACAGCCAGCTCATCGTCGCCCAGGCGGACACTGCAAGCGCGTCGGCTCGCTACAACCAGTATAAGTCGATCGTGGATCAGGGTCCGGAAAACGCGGTGAAGAACGCCACCATTTCCGCGAAGGAGGGCGACAACTCGGTCATCCGCGACCTGAGGACGCGCTATCTTGCCGTCGGCAAGCGCGAGCGGGAAGTCTCCGACAACTTCGGCGCCGACCACCCGCAAGCGGTGTCGCTCCGCACGGAGCAGGAGGATGTCGCGCGGCAGATCTACCAGGAACTGCAGCAGCTCACTGCAAGCTACAGGAATGAATACGAGGTCGCCCAGTCGCGCGAGGAATCGCTCAGGAAGAGCATCCAGGGCATTGCCGGCAAGACCTCCGACGCGAGCGAGCAACTCGTGCAATTGAGGGAGCTCGAACAAAAGGCGGCGGCTCTGAAGACGCTCTATGAGTCGTATCTCGGCCGCTACGAACAGGCGACGCAGCAGCAATCCTTCCCGATCGCGAAGGCACGGGTCATCTCCGAGGCTGGCGTGCCGGTGTCGCCGTCGAGCCCCAAGAAAACCATGACCCTCGCTCTTTCGGCCGTGCTCGGCATGATGGTGGGCGGCGCTTACGCGGCGTTCCTCGAATTCCGCGAACGGACATTCCGTCTGGAGGGTGACGTGCGCTCGATCCTCGGCCATCGCTCGCTCGGCTACGTCCCGCTTCTTGGAACGCGCATGAAGAAGAAAGCGCAACTTGTCCATGCGCATTTCGGTTCGGTGAAGAGACCCGACGAAGCGGTGGACAGTACGATGCCGTTTCAACGCCTTTCGCGCATCGTCGTGGATGCGCCGCGGTCCACCTTCGCGGAGACATTCCGCAACGCCAAGCTTGCCTGCGACCAGATGCTGTCCGGCAGCGAGAGCCGCGTGATCGCCATAGCATCCGCCCTTCCGGATGAGGGAAAATCGATCGTTGCTGCAAACTTCGCCGCACTTCTGGCGGCAAGCGGCAAGCGGACCCTGCTCATCGATGCCGATATACGCAAGCCGGGACTGACGCAGATGATCACGCCCGCCCCCCGCACCGGTCTCGTCGAAACTCTGACCGGAGAAGCAAGCTGGCCCGCCGGTATCAAGGTAGACCAGCGCACCAAGCTCGCTATCCTTCCAGCCGGTGGCGCTTCGCATCAACGACATCAGAGCAACGAACTGCTCGCCTCCCCGGCCATGGCGAACCTCATCGAAAACGCGCGCAACGCCTTCGACTATGTCGTGGTCGATCTTGCTGCGCTCGCACCTGTCGTCGACGCCAAGGCCTTCGCGCCGCTGGCCGACGGCATCCTGTTCGTAGTCGAGTGGGGCATGACGCCTTCGCGGCTCGTACGCGATCTGCTCAACTCGGAACCGCTGATCAACTCGAAGGTGCTGGGCGTCATCCTCAACAAGACGGATATGAACGAGCTCGGCAAATACAGCGACTTCGACGGGGCGGAGAAATACCGTCACCGCTACGGCAAGTATTACATCGAGAATACGGTCACGGAAAACACCGCCGCTTGA
- a CDS encoding acyltransferase family protein encodes MDANVSARINLMRILLISGIVFVHVPYNPQWSPFLGNYGMLDWLRVFLGESLFRIGVPCLSAISGYLLFRRGLAGFDYWKTLKSKTRTVLLPFLIWSGSFFLVVYAVQHQGLGFGYLPDTINATPRQWLSMAFAIEAPPVNLPLYFLRDLMLCILLSPLLALLVSRYPRVTLLALLAYAILPLPNGIFLKKSIVFGFSVGIYASLHGVNIKMLDRLAAPIAAGFLAIAVVIAVGLYYTGPDFPLWLDTALRLSSIAGIIGSWAMSELLIRSRLGERLGRGSGLSFWIFCGHYPLLVLFWMIWNRTGLSYYPLFYFTAPFIAIAILVVSHNLVQRLAPDLLAVLTGSRTGAKRMAMQHQQGAQAGYSPQQR; translated from the coding sequence ATGGACGCGAATGTCTCGGCACGCATCAACCTGATGCGCATTCTGCTGATCTCCGGCATCGTATTTGTGCACGTTCCCTACAATCCGCAGTGGAGTCCCTTTCTGGGCAACTACGGCATGCTGGACTGGCTGCGCGTCTTTCTCGGCGAAAGCCTGTTCCGCATCGGTGTTCCCTGCCTCAGCGCAATCTCCGGCTATCTTCTTTTCCGGCGGGGCCTTGCCGGTTTCGACTATTGGAAGACGCTGAAGTCCAAGACGCGGACCGTTCTCCTGCCGTTCCTTATCTGGAGCGGCTCCTTCTTTCTGGTGGTTTACGCCGTCCAACACCAGGGCCTGGGCTTCGGCTACCTGCCGGATACGATCAATGCGACACCGCGCCAGTGGCTGAGCATGGCCTTTGCGATCGAGGCACCGCCCGTCAACCTGCCACTGTATTTCCTGCGCGACCTTATGCTCTGTATCCTGCTGTCGCCGCTTCTCGCCCTGCTGGTAAGCCGTTATCCGCGCGTGACCCTGCTTGCTCTGCTCGCCTATGCGATATTGCCGCTGCCCAACGGGATCTTTCTCAAGAAGTCCATCGTGTTCGGCTTCTCGGTCGGAATCTATGCGAGCCTGCATGGCGTGAACATCAAAATGCTAGATCGCCTCGCCGCACCGATCGCGGCTGGATTCCTGGCAATCGCGGTCGTAATCGCCGTCGGTCTCTACTACACCGGTCCGGATTTTCCGCTCTGGCTCGACACGGCACTCCGCCTGAGTTCGATCGCGGGCATTATCGGCTCCTGGGCGATGTCGGAACTGCTTATCCGTTCGCGTCTCGGCGAAAGACTGGGGCGCGGGAGCGGGCTGAGCTTCTGGATCTTCTGCGGCCACTATCCGTTGCTCGTCCTGTTCTGGATGATCTGGAACCGTACCGGACTCAGCTATTATCCGCTCTTCTACTTCACGGCGCCGTTCATCGCCATTGCGATCCTCGTCGTGTCCCACAACCTCGTACAGCGCTTGGCGCCGGACCTCCTCGCAGTGCTTACCGGCAGCCGAACAGGCGCGAAACGAATGGCCATGCAGCATCAGCAAGGCGCGCAGGCAGGCTATTCGCCCCAGCAAAGGTAA